The Streptomyces sp. NBC_01353 genome contains a region encoding:
- the bla gene encoding class A beta-lactamase — protein MPHVRNRTLARPVGRTRRCLLAAVAVLTLVPLGACGQGGTAATPSSSPPSSPRASAPGAAAARPVSARLQELERAYDARLGVYAIDTGSGREVAYNDNARFPFASTFKALAAGAVLRTYTSGGMGKKVTYSRGDLVDHSPVTEKHVGTGMSLHELCEAAVRHSDNTAANLLLDQLGGPKRLDAMLDEWGDQVTRMERREPELNEWAPGATRDTSTPRALAQDLRALVVGDVLGAAERAQLATWLKTSTTGTELIRAGMPKGWVIGDKSGAGSTHGTRNDIAVAWPPGRAPVVLAVMSNRPTQDARYDNKLIADAAAVVAESLS, from the coding sequence ATGCCGCATGTCCGCAACCGCACCCTCGCCCGCCCCGTCGGCCGCACCCGGCGCTGTCTTCTCGCCGCGGTCGCCGTCCTCACACTCGTCCCGCTCGGGGCCTGCGGCCAGGGCGGCACCGCGGCCACGCCGTCGTCATCACCGCCCTCATCACCGCGGGCGTCCGCGCCCGGGGCGGCCGCCGCGCGGCCCGTGAGTGCGCGGTTGCAGGAGCTCGAGCGCGCCTACGACGCGCGATTGGGTGTGTACGCCATCGACACCGGCAGCGGTCGTGAGGTCGCGTACAACGACAACGCCCGCTTCCCCTTCGCCTCCACCTTCAAGGCCCTGGCCGCCGGCGCCGTACTGCGCACGTACACCTCGGGCGGGATGGGCAAGAAGGTCACGTACTCCCGGGGCGACCTGGTGGACCACTCCCCCGTGACCGAGAAGCACGTGGGCACCGGGATGAGCCTGCACGAGCTGTGCGAGGCCGCCGTGCGCCACAGCGACAACACCGCGGCCAACCTCCTCCTCGATCAACTCGGCGGTCCCAAGAGGCTCGACGCGATGCTCGACGAGTGGGGCGACCAGGTCACCCGGATGGAACGCCGTGAGCCGGAGCTGAACGAATGGGCGCCGGGTGCCACGCGCGACACCAGTACGCCGAGGGCCCTCGCCCAGGACCTTCGCGCCCTGGTCGTGGGTGACGTCCTCGGCGCCGCCGAACGCGCCCAGCTGGCGACATGGCTCAAGACGAGCACCACGGGTACGGAACTCATCCGGGCCGGGATGCCCAAGGGCTGGGTGATCGGAGACAAGTCCGGGGCGGGCAGCACGCACGGCACGCGCAACGACATCGCCGTCGCCTGGCCGCCCGGCCGCGCGCCCGTCGTCCTGGCCGTCATGTCCAACCGCCCTACGCAGGACGCACGTTACGACAACAAGCTGATCGCCGACGCGGCCGCCGTCGTCGCCGAGTCCCTGTCATGA
- a CDS encoding TetR/AcrR family transcriptional regulator, with the protein MKSARPTEERQILPGARTGREPERSLRPGPRRLTPEQVASRQRERLLDGVARTVAANGYGGARISDICAAAGVTRPVFYALFTGKEDAVLAAYRGGTQVVVRAMQEAYDEAGGGAQWPAAVRAGLRVMLTLLGQTPAFARMVVEIESTGPAGRRARAELLASFRRFFVDAPPAPPGVEREELVATVVGAVHAAVHRAVDEDRTGELPRLLDILVHVVVSPFTSP; encoded by the coding sequence ATGAAGAGCGCTCGCCCGACCGAGGAGAGGCAGATCCTGCCGGGAGCCCGCACGGGCCGCGAACCGGAACGCTCCCTGCGCCCGGGACCGCGCCGGCTGACGCCCGAACAGGTCGCGTCGCGGCAACGGGAGCGGCTGCTCGACGGGGTCGCCCGAACCGTCGCGGCCAACGGCTACGGCGGTGCCCGGATCAGCGACATCTGCGCCGCGGCAGGCGTGACCCGGCCGGTGTTCTACGCCCTGTTCACGGGCAAGGAGGACGCCGTGCTGGCCGCGTACCGCGGCGGTACGCAGGTGGTGGTGCGGGCCATGCAGGAGGCCTATGACGAGGCGGGCGGCGGAGCGCAATGGCCGGCGGCCGTACGGGCCGGGCTGCGGGTGATGCTGACACTCCTCGGGCAGACGCCCGCCTTCGCGAGAATGGTGGTCGAGATCGAGTCCACGGGGCCGGCCGGGCGCCGGGCACGTGCCGAACTTCTGGCCAGTTTCCGCCGGTTCTTCGTGGACGCGCCCCCCGCGCCGCCCGGTGTGGAGAGGGAGGAACTGGTGGCGACCGTCGTCGGGGCCGTGCACGCGGCGGTGCATCGCGCGGTCGACGAGGACAGGACCGGGGAGCTTCCGCGACTCCTCGACATCCTGGTGCATGTCGTCGTGTCACCGTTCACGAGCCCCTGA
- a CDS encoding alpha/beta hydrolase, with product MVDVETRTIEAAGATLHYDIRGTADVAAAEHSPLFMIGSPMDATGFATLASHFTDRVVVTYDPRGVSRSDRTDGATESIPQEHADDLRRVIEALDAGPVDLFASSGGAVNALALVARHGDLVRTLVAHEPPTAQVLPDREAALAVCADIHDTYLREGMGPAMAKFFAVASRKGPFPANWADEPAPSPADFGLPTEDDGSRDDPLLGQNMRGCTSYRPDFDALRAAPTRIVIAAGEESEGEFPARAAAEIATGVGTELTRFPSHHGGFLGGEFGQQGAPADFAKTLHEVLDSDR from the coding sequence ATGGTTGATGTCGAGACCCGTACGATCGAGGCCGCAGGCGCCACACTGCACTACGACATCCGGGGCACCGCGGACGTGGCAGCGGCCGAGCACTCCCCGTTGTTCATGATCGGCTCGCCGATGGACGCCACCGGCTTCGCGACGCTGGCGTCGCATTTCACCGATCGGGTCGTCGTCACCTACGACCCGCGGGGTGTCAGCCGCAGCGACCGTACCGACGGCGCGACGGAGTCCATCCCCCAGGAGCACGCCGACGACCTGCGGCGCGTGATCGAGGCGCTGGACGCGGGGCCGGTGGATCTGTTCGCGAGCAGCGGCGGGGCGGTCAACGCGCTCGCTCTGGTGGCCCGGCACGGAGACCTGGTGCGCACGTTGGTCGCGCACGAGCCGCCGACGGCACAGGTCCTCCCGGACCGGGAGGCCGCGCTGGCGGTCTGCGCGGACATCCACGACACCTATCTGCGGGAGGGGATGGGGCCGGCGATGGCGAAGTTCTTCGCGGTGGCGAGCCGCAAGGGTCCCTTCCCGGCGAACTGGGCGGACGAGCCCGCGCCCTCTCCGGCCGACTTCGGACTGCCGACCGAGGACGACGGCTCGCGCGACGACCCGCTGCTGGGCCAGAACATGCGCGGCTGCACGAGCTACCGGCCCGACTTCGACGCGCTGCGGGCCGCGCCGACACGCATCGTCATCGCGGCGGGCGAGGAGTCGGAGGGAGAGTTCCCCGCCCGCGCCGCGGCGGAGATCGCCACCGGGGTCGGCACCGAGCTGACGCGGTTCCCGAGCCACCACGGCGGTTTCCTGGGCGGCGAGTTCGGTCAGCAGGGTGCACCGGCGGACTTCGCGAAGACCCTGCACGAGGTGCTGGACAGCGACCGCTGA
- a CDS encoding DUF6230 family protein, whose translation MALSEDPTDTTSSLPSGDSSERRGRVRLRRAALMGAPAFAIASTLVVLTAQGALAAQFAISGMPFTVTADTLQGTGFGQFGGLDNMPEGSPNAGDTGGQVLVIITAIREAELTNLCQSVELGGTFLHITAGNKGAPVKASGLTTDSTEISGKVAAFDNIEIGGDASTFDKPPVKGPLGVFGQQADTVTIKNVRQTNYATTATRFTLPDLHMSFSSRGC comes from the coding sequence ATGGCTCTGTCCGAAGACCCCACGGACACCACCTCCTCCTTACCCTCGGGCGACAGCTCCGAGCGCCGCGGCAGAGTCCGCCTCCGGCGCGCGGCCCTGATGGGCGCACCCGCCTTCGCGATCGCCTCCACCCTCGTCGTCCTCACCGCGCAGGGCGCGCTCGCCGCCCAGTTCGCCATCTCCGGAATGCCCTTCACCGTGACGGCCGACACCCTGCAGGGCACCGGCTTCGGTCAGTTCGGGGGCCTGGACAACATGCCCGAGGGCAGCCCCAACGCCGGTGACACCGGCGGGCAGGTGCTGGTCATCATCACCGCCATCCGCGAGGCGGAACTCACCAACCTCTGCCAGAGCGTGGAGCTCGGCGGCACCTTCCTGCACATCACGGCGGGCAACAAGGGCGCACCGGTCAAGGCGTCGGGCCTGACCACGGACTCCACCGAGATCTCCGGCAAGGTCGCCGCGTTCGACAACATCGAGATCGGCGGGGACGCCAGCACCTTCGACAAGCCCCCGGTCAAGGGCCCGCTCGGCGTCTTCGGCCAGCAGGCGGACACCGTCACCATCAAGAACGTACGCCAGACCAACTACGCCACCACCGCTACCCGGTTCACCCTGCCCGACCTGCACATGAGCTTCAGCTCAAGGGGCTGCTGA
- a CDS encoding Tat pathway signal sequence domain protein, translated as MNKRALLATAGAAVAAVLAATSAATAAGSVLTTGSAGGPAVAVGDVVAASLPSGTTAKIATTSGGSTGITCNASGFSATVTSNPAAPGTATETLNSHTLSSCTTNIFGATGVQSITVNNLPYTTAVTSGGSLTVSAGSTGPIQTTLKINTVLGVTTCVYRAAGLTASPSNTDNSLTFTNQLFTKASGPGTCPANGYFSAKYGPVQDTTQAGAPVFVN; from the coding sequence ATGAACAAGCGAGCCCTGTTGGCCACCGCCGGTGCCGCCGTCGCCGCCGTCCTTGCGGCCACGTCCGCGGCCACCGCCGCCGGCAGTGTGCTGACGACCGGCAGCGCGGGCGGCCCCGCCGTCGCGGTCGGCGATGTCGTCGCCGCGTCGCTGCCCTCCGGCACCACCGCCAAGATCGCCACCACCTCGGGCGGCAGCACCGGCATCACCTGCAACGCCTCCGGCTTCTCGGCCACCGTCACCAGCAATCCCGCGGCGCCCGGCACCGCCACCGAGACGCTCAACTCCCACACCCTGAGCAGCTGTACGACCAACATCTTCGGGGCGACCGGCGTGCAGAGCATCACGGTCAACAACCTGCCGTACACCACGGCCGTGACCTCCGGCGGCAGCCTCACGGTGAGCGCGGGCAGCACCGGCCCGATCCAGACCACGCTGAAGATCAACACCGTCCTCGGCGTGACGACCTGCGTCTACCGGGCCGCCGGCCTGACCGCCTCCCCGTCCAACACCGACAACTCGCTCACCTTCACGAACCAGCTGTTCACCAAGGCCAGCGGTCCGGGCACCTGCCCGGCCAACGGCTACTTCTCGGCGAAGTACGGCCCCGTCCAGGACACCACGCAGGCCGGCGCCCCGGTCTTCGTGAACTGA
- a CDS encoding amidohydrolase — translation MRHADLVFLSGAVLTMDPSSPRSTALAVAGERIVAVGDDEQVRELVGPGTRVVDLAGRALLPGFQDAHVHPVYAGLELGACDLSGTTELDEYRRRITAYAAAHPERRWITGAGWSMESFPGGLPTRQILDELVPDRPVLLTNRDHHGAWANTRALQLAGVTASTPDPADGRIEREPDGTPSGMLQEGAVLVVSKVVPAPTAQDLLAGLERAQRLLHSYGITAWQDAILGSYGGHPDVSETYLTAAESGLLTARVNGALWWDRDAGAEQIPHLVERREALRHGRFRADSVKIMQDGVAENFTAAMTAPYLDSCGCATGNTGLSFVDPVALRAYVTQLDALDFQVHFHALGDRAVREALDAVEAAGASNGQRGNRHHLAHLQVVHPDDIGRFAQLGAVANLQPLWAAHEPQMDELTIPFLGQERAAWQYPFLDLHRSGARLAAGSDWPVSSAAPLEGIHVAVNRVEPGGDPERIFLPHQRLDLSTALTAYTAGSAYVNGLDDTGTLRPGGLADLVVLDRDPYAVSAPELAGLRVEATYIGGACVFEG, via the coding sequence ATGCGTCACGCGGATCTCGTCTTCCTCTCGGGTGCTGTCCTCACCATGGATCCTTCCTCCCCCCGCTCCACGGCTCTGGCCGTCGCCGGGGAGCGGATCGTCGCGGTCGGCGACGACGAGCAGGTGCGTGAGCTGGTCGGGCCGGGCACTCGGGTGGTGGACCTGGCCGGGCGCGCACTGCTGCCGGGTTTCCAGGACGCTCATGTGCATCCGGTGTACGCCGGGCTGGAGTTGGGGGCCTGCGACCTGTCGGGGACCACGGAGCTCGACGAGTACCGGCGGCGGATCACGGCCTACGCCGCCGCCCATCCCGAGCGGCGGTGGATCACCGGGGCCGGCTGGTCGATGGAGAGCTTCCCCGGCGGACTGCCGACCCGGCAGATACTCGACGAGCTGGTGCCCGACCGTCCGGTCCTGCTGACCAACCGGGACCACCACGGCGCCTGGGCCAACACCCGTGCCCTGCAACTGGCGGGCGTGACCGCCTCGACGCCCGACCCCGCCGACGGGCGCATCGAACGCGAGCCGGACGGCACCCCCTCGGGCATGTTGCAGGAGGGTGCGGTCCTCGTGGTCAGCAAGGTCGTGCCCGCGCCCACCGCCCAGGACCTGCTGGCCGGACTCGAGCGCGCCCAGCGGCTGTTGCACTCGTACGGCATCACCGCCTGGCAGGACGCCATCCTCGGCTCGTACGGCGGCCATCCCGACGTCTCCGAGACCTATCTGACGGCCGCCGAAAGCGGTCTGCTGACCGCCCGCGTCAACGGCGCCCTGTGGTGGGACCGCGACGCGGGTGCGGAGCAGATCCCCCACCTCGTGGAGCGGCGCGAGGCACTGCGCCACGGCCGGTTCCGGGCCGACTCGGTGAAGATCATGCAGGACGGTGTCGCCGAGAACTTCACGGCCGCCATGACCGCTCCGTACCTCGACTCCTGCGGGTGTGCCACGGGCAACACCGGCCTGAGCTTCGTCGACCCCGTCGCCCTGCGCGCGTACGTCACCCAGCTCGACGCCCTCGACTTCCAGGTGCACTTCCATGCGCTCGGCGACCGCGCCGTCCGCGAGGCCCTGGACGCCGTCGAGGCCGCCGGGGCTTCCAACGGACAGCGCGGCAACCGTCATCACCTCGCCCATCTCCAGGTCGTGCACCCCGACGACATCGGCCGCTTCGCACAGCTGGGCGCCGTCGCCAATCTGCAGCCGCTGTGGGCGGCCCACGAGCCGCAGATGGACGAGCTGACCATCCCCTTCCTCGGCCAGGAGCGCGCGGCCTGGCAGTACCCGTTCCTGGATCTGCACCGCAGCGGCGCGCGGCTGGCTGCGGGCAGCGACTGGCCCGTCAGCTCCGCCGCGCCCCTGGAGGGGATTCACGTCGCGGTCAACCGGGTCGAGCCGGGCGGTGACCCGGAGCGGATCTTCCTGCCGCATCAGCGGCTCGACCTCTCCACGGCGCTCACCGCCTACACGGCCGGCTCCGCGTACGTCAACGGACTCGACGACACGGGAACGCTGCGGCCGGGTGGGCTCGCCGACCTGGTCGTCCTGGACCGCGACCCGTACGCCGTGTCCGCCCCGGAACTGGCGGGGCTGCGCGTGGAGGCCACGTACATCGGCGGTGCGTGCGTCTTCGAGGGCTGA
- a CDS encoding SUMF1/EgtB/PvdO family nonheme iron enzyme — protein MTRTSEPVEDTAMISVPAGPVTLSDRRTQRRWSVEVAPYELARFPVTQARYADVTGQRPSTSHGERLPVEGVSWWDAVRFCNALSEREGFAPAYRIHKDGEGDGIVWDRSAGGYRLPTEAEWEHACRAGSDGPRYGPLDEIAWYRGNSGEHLHEVGGRQPNAWGLHDMLGNVWDWCWDVYDAEVYGSYRVLRGGGWFDEHWSCRASARRRSHPTFRVDDVGFRIARSVARPVPDSVAR, from the coding sequence ATGACGCGCACGAGCGAACCCGTCGAGGACACGGCGATGATCTCCGTCCCGGCGGGGCCGGTGACGCTGTCGGACCGGCGGACTCAGCGCCGCTGGTCGGTGGAGGTGGCCCCGTACGAGCTCGCGCGGTTCCCGGTCACGCAGGCGCGCTACGCGGACGTCACCGGACAGCGGCCGAGCACCTCCCACGGGGAGCGGCTGCCCGTCGAGGGGGTGTCGTGGTGGGACGCCGTCCGGTTCTGCAATGCCCTGTCCGAGCGGGAGGGGTTCGCACCCGCCTACCGCATCCACAAGGACGGTGAAGGCGACGGCATCGTATGGGACAGGTCGGCCGGCGGCTACCGGCTGCCGACCGAGGCCGAGTGGGAGCACGCCTGCCGTGCCGGTTCGGACGGACCGCGCTACGGGCCCCTCGACGAGATCGCCTGGTACCGCGGCAACTCCGGCGAGCACCTTCACGAGGTGGGTGGCAGGCAGCCCAACGCGTGGGGGCTGCACGACATGCTCGGCAACGTCTGGGACTGGTGCTGGGACGTCTACGACGCCGAGGTCTACGGGTCCTACCGGGTGTTGCGCGGCGGTGGCTGGTTCGACGAGCACTGGAGCTGCCGGGCGTCCGCGCGCCGCCGCAGCCACCCGACGTTCCGCGTCGACGACGTGGGCTTCCGCATCGCACGCTCCGTCGCGCGTCCCGTCCCGGATTCCGTCGCGCGCTGA